The sequence TGTTCTTTttgttgacaaacaatatcttataatttcataattataatgaaaaaggtcatacgGACGAAATGACccttccattatatttatatataaaaaaaacttccaaaaagaatgggaaaatgaTTTTCTCATGTACAAGCAATCAcctttatttgaatataatattacttaataaaatcaaattgttGTGTTCTATCTATACTATCTTCGATTTCAATAATAAATTGCCCAAAGGGTACCTTTTTCAGTCTtttctttataaaactgaaaaCTGTTATTTACAATCATCTGCAAGCATTTAAACAAAAGGTAAatgtcacatttttctaaaataaaaaaaaaatgaatatgtgcACGTCTCCAGACAGAACTTGAAAAAAGCATGCTTATTTTCCCAAAAAACAGCATGAATgttgtaacatatttttaaataaggTTCTTGTTATTTCATAAtagtttgatcaacaaatattttccttttcataaaaattgtcaaaataaggtataacttttaaagttatcactTATTTACTgtttcggggcctccgtggccgagtggttagagttgttgacttcaaaccatttgcccctcatcgatgtgggttcgaaacctcatttggggcgtagaattcttcacgtgaggaagccatctagctggcttacggaaggtcggtggttctacccaggtgctcgctcgtgatgaaatatgcacggaggggcacctggggtcttcctccaccattaaagctggaaagtcgccatatgacctaaaattgtgtcggtgcgacaataaacccaacaaaataaatatttactgtttCCCCTTCCCACTAATTGATACATTTGTAAGAtagactgactttccaataaacaacggcccttgtttattggaaccatactgtgatagccattagcccccaactgtgcaaATGAAGACAAAATCCCTAGGctcactgccaagatctaggcctttaggTATCATTAGTATTAactacatacaaacatacaagtGCCTCTTGTAAGAGGGAATATATGTGCGTCTTTGCCTTTATGTACATATTTTTCCTCCATGCACGCACATATGCGTGTGTCTCCTTTTCTCCTTTTCACATAATCAAAAGCAAAACGCGCTAACTATAATTTACAGCTGTTACTTATTAGTCTGTTGTATGCAGGTTTTGAGGAAGTACCTTTTGAAAGATTGACACCAAtcgttaaaataatattttacttttcactTTCTGTGTCGTTAAAAGCAGAAACAACCCGATGATAGAATCGTTTAAACCTCTGGTAATCTTCATAAATTTAGTCAATATTTCACATattcttaagtttttttttactggaGGTAAAACAAGAGAATCCGAGCTAGAATTTAAAACGTTTGGTGTTAGAATTTTTAATcttattacataattatgcctCCATTTTTCATTTGTGCGACATTTAGATGTTTATATATAATCTGTATGCATCAttctattttccttttattttattgtaaatattttgaaagaaaccTGGTTCATCTTTAACAACCTGTTCGGCAAGTTCTTCAGAAACAGAACTTTCTTCTATACAGAAGTGCTGAACTACATCTCCATACTGAGCTTCTTTCTTGTACAGCTGAAGCTCTTTTACTCTGTCTTCAAAACCTTTTCGCTTTTGTGATAGCTCTGATTCAATGAGAAGTTCAATTTGCTGAACTAAACTCAGAGGATTTTGACGAATAGCTATTTCTTTTAGTTTATTATTACaacttgttattgttttcatcatttcttgaatttccttctttattttcacaatttccttgtgcaTCTCTTTTACAACTCCTTCCGAGTTTAGCCTTTTGCCAGTGGCCTCTTCATATTTAAGTTTCTTATCAGCAAATGATTCGAGCTTAGTTTCGATTTCAATCTCGAAGTAAAAGCTCATATTTTTATGTTGTCTCCAGTGGCATTTGTTCTGGCATTGTGTACAGTTGTCTCCAGACATTGCGCAGCAGTATTTTTTATCCTCATTATCAGAGAAGGCACAATATTTGTGACAAGTCCGATTGCATTGGAGGCAATTGGTCACAAACTGACCAGGTTCAGTATCATGTTGTTTAATGTTAGGATATTCTCTTGGGATAAGGAAGTCTTTGTTTTGTTCAATATCGAGCTTATGTTGTTTGATAAACTCAATCTGCTTTCTCATGCTAGCTAAAGTGCTGAGCCCTACGTCAACCATTGGCAGAAGGTTCTGAATTGTGGTTTCAAGATTCTGCCTTGTGTCAAGTACGTCTTTGGTTTGTTCAAGACTTGTTGTATGCATTTTACTCAGATGGTCAAAGAATGCTCGAAAACTTTTGATACCCATGTTCCAGTATATTGGGGAAAGGCTGGAGGGACCCAAATCTGTGTTTTTTGTAAAAAGGGCGGagttattaaatgtaaaatgttgaCCAAATGGAAGTCCAGATTGCTTCAGTGAGGCAAGAACAGGTGGTGACTCTCCGTCAGCAAATGTAATCAATgagcaaatgtttttttctacatttttgccAAAAAGAGACATAATTGACTCAAAGATATATGTTTGGGTAGGTGTCAATCTTGCATCAGGTGCTTTAATCAAAAAACAAACAGCATCAATACCTAATACGCCTCTCACATCCCTGCAGGAAAACAGTGTATGTATCTGTTTGACCAACTGCCTGTCTCTCTTATGTCCTCTCGTATCACCAAATCCAGGAGTATCGATGATATTCAATGTGAAGTCTACCCTTCCTCCTTCCTCGGGGTACAGAGTATAGCATGTTATCCAGTCAGTCTGAGAAAGCGCctgaaacataatatatatatataattcagcaAAGGAACGTGCTAGAGTGCCAGGTTCTTTTTTTTAAGTGGGTTCGAGCTTTTATTTATGATACATTACCCAGGCACTTATACTAATCTTGCgatttaaattatgttttcagtatatttattcAGAGAAGTTTCTGCCCCTCCACACTGCCTAACGGCATTATTCATAATATATATTGCTAGACAACACAGAATCCACTACACATTCAAAGACAACATACTCAAAGTAGTTCTACTCATTTGggtcaaaatattttctacaatgtagactttgattagtcattattttttcaaaccgcctcggtagcctagtggtagagcgtccgcctcgagtgcgggaggtcgtgggttcgatccctggccgcgtcataccaaagacgtaaaaatggtactagcagcttcttcgcttggcgctcagcattacggggatagtgctaggactggtcagcccggtgtcagtataatgtgactgggtggggtatcatgccacgtgtctacggcgtgatattccagtgaggcagcactataaagttgggcattgtgctcactgctacaagtagacaccgtcgtttatatgactgaaaaattgttgaaaaagacgttaaacccgaacacacacacattattttttcaaaacttcataataaaCTAAAATAAGTCAGCCAATAAAAACAGATAGGGCCGTGTGCTAAACTGATTTGGAAAAACATAGACATcgtgcaagttttcataatgggtgtctatggaaaaatcacaatattcataacataaaaattgtctacaatgtaaaatttaatgaaaattcttaCAGTTGTAAACAGACACATGGCCTATTGTCATGGTCGCTTACACATAGCATGTGcgttgaaaaccagtttctgaAAACTGTGTCAGGAAGTTGGCGCTTTGGCTCAGTGATTAGAGCATTGGACTTCGGGTTCGAATCCCCCTCAGGCATTAATGACTTTTCATCATAAAATTCTATCCACTTCAATTTCCTTTACACTCTTTAGTCTTAATGTGAGGTTCTTCTACGAAAAAGACCTTATCTCGTGCCTAATATCGCACCTCCTATGCCAAAATATAGCATATACGTCTTCATAAATGATGACTCCTTTGAAAAGGGGAAGTGTTACGGCCGTTTACACCTAACCTTTACGTTTAAACCTAATCTCTGACAACTTTGTCAGGGAGTCGACGCTTTGGTTCAGTGTTTAGAGCTAGCCTTCCATCCGTGCGACCCGGGTTTGAGTCCCACCAGAGGCATTTCGGACTTTTCATAAATCGATGTCTATCCGTTTTAGCTTCAACTTTCTTTTTTGTCCGTTTCATTTGGTATGAATATTGAGtgctgttgttgttattttcTCCCCATTCCCATATGTTCATGAAGcccgaccgcttagctcagtacAGAGGGCGTTAGTGATCGCCGGATCGCAAGTTCGACTCCCGGGAGAGAGGAACGGCGAGTGATTATTCTACATAAAGAAACTGAGGATCTAAAACTGTTTTGCTGGAGCCTTGATagcggagtggttaaggtcactgacttcgaatcacttgctcttCACGGCTGTTTATGCAAAACCTCGTTTGGAgaagtaaaaaataaatgtttcttttacatCGAAAATTTAAGCTTGAAATTTTGGaaaacatttctgttttatttgcatgattttgtaaataaatcatttcaagcAATACGCCTTAGAAGTAACGAACGATACATCAGTCTTATGCTTCAAAAGAAAAACACATGGCATGCAAATGTTCTTGTTTGCCTGACAATTTCATAACCGATTTAAACTAAGCATGAAACTGGTGAAAAAGATCATTGCATACAGCATTATATTTCTCATCGAGTTAAAACTATATAGTATGGACTCTTCAATGCCGGATTTTTTATATTCACTTTGCTTCGTGAGATTATATGTTTCATAACTTTATAGGGTATctgcaaaaacaaaaattcataaatcTGTTGGAAAATCTTAAtgaaagcagactcggtttgatcgagtctctTCGCATGAGATAATGTAGTATCCAAAACACCTAACACTTCTAACATCGACTTACGTGCAGGTCGGGGTCTATTAAGTCTACTATTACGTTTCTTGATTGCGTTTTAAGGGTATttccaatctgacttaagtacttgaccTTATAATGCAATCAAGAAACGTAATAGTAGacttaactagagctatcactaaaggtgatgaatgtaccccccgcatgcactgacacagtacattgcaatttgacgcacacaagactgcataattatgtggactgtatgtatatagactgtatgtatacagtatagtaacaaaaaacaaagtcccataactatgcagaatatttatctaaaagaatgtaacatgcaccatgcacaactagggtttgtactgatcacttgtgtgaagtttcattaaattgtgtgcaagggtttggtagattaggcacgcacaagattgcatatgcagactgtatgtacatagtatgttaacaagaaacaaagtcccataactctgcaatttttgttgctgaaagaacctaacatgccccatgcacaactactgttgttactgattacttgtgtgaagtttcattaaattgtgtcaaggggatgaggagagatggtgcgcacaagattgtgtctatgtatatagtatagtaacaaaaaaacaaagtcccataactctgcaaaaaaatttttctaaaagaacctaacatgccccatgcacaacttctgCTGGTACtaatcacttatgtgaagtttcattaaactgtgtcaaggggatgaggagagatggtgcgcacaagattgtgtctatgtatatagtatagtaacaaaaaaacaaagtcccataactctgcaatttttttttctaaaagaacctaacatgccccatgcacaactactgttggtactgatcacttgtgtgaagtttcattaaattgtgtcaaggggatgaggagagatggtgcgcacaagattgtgtctatgtatatagtatagtaacaaaaaaacaaagtcccataactctgcaaattttttttctaaaagaacctaacatgccccatgcacaactactgttggtactgatcacttgtgtgaagtttcattaaattgtgtcaaggggataaggagagatggtgcccacaagattgtgtctatgtatatagtatagtaacaaaaaaacaaagtcccataactctgcaattttttttttctaaaagaacctaacatgccccatgcacaactactgttggtactgatcacttgtgtgaagtttcattaaattctgttaagaggataaggagagatggtgcgcacaagattgcgtctacggacagacggacagacggccagacggaaagacggacagacagacagacaac is a genomic window of Mercenaria mercenaria strain notata chromosome 18, MADL_Memer_1, whole genome shotgun sequence containing:
- the LOC128550842 gene encoding uncharacterized protein LOC128550842, with translation MNCNACQEETSSSSSVCYCKECNEYLCQRHLDDHKVVRFTRNHVTVSVSEGIQLNEEQRKISIQGSAQQMPEQFQIQVNIGQPQAGRQMRTPGKPEIQHVTADTISLSWEKPHLFGKDDTYQLSFKFTDDPSSKWKPYVQEFKTNKATLTDLKSNTPFTFRVRVLFDEEEGPYSPPSDRVQTKQTPAIRIKDFAVVVEKNKVPETRSLPITQVRESRNSEAMTQKFEFGEMKNNFRGNEKTIMLVGETGTGKSTMLNGMVNFVLGVNFDDPVRYTIVHMEDEEKKKHQNQALSQTDWITCYTLYPEEGGRVDFTLNIIDTPGFGDTRGHKRDRQLVKQIHTLFSCRDVRGVLGIDAVCFLIKAPDARLTPTQTYIFESIMSLFGKNVEKNICSLITFADGESPPVLASLKQSGLPFGQHFTFNNSALFTKNTDLGPSSLSPIYWNMGIKSFRAFFDHLSKMHTTSLEQTKDVLDTRQNLETTIQNLLPMVDVGLSTLASMRKQIEFIKQHKLDIEQNKDFLIPREYPNIKQHDTEPGQFVTNCLQCNRTCHKYCAFSDNEDKKYCCAMSGDNCTQCQNKCHWRQHKNMSFYFEIEIETKLESFADKKLKYEEATGKRLNSEGVVKEMHKEIVKIKKEIQEMMKTITSCNNKLKEIAIRQNPLSLVQQIELLIESELSQKRKGFEDRVKELQLYKKEAQYGDVVQHFCIEESSVSEELAEQVVKDEPGFFQNIYNKIKGK